The nucleotide window TAATAGAAATTGAAGAGTATTTAAAAAACTATTTAGCAAACCCAGATACAAATAATAGTATTTGTGATCAAGCAGCCTTAAAGTATTATAAGAAGAAAGAACCACTTAAAATAACAGAAGAAGAAGCTGAACTTTTAGCTGAATATTTTATGGGATATAAAGAAGATAGACTTAAAAATATGCCAGAAGCAAATAAAGTTTTAAGCTCAAACTATGATGAAAAAGAGATTTTAAAAGAAGCACAAAATAAAGGAAAACATATAATTGTTTATGCTACTTCAAAAACATGCTATTTTTGTAAAAAAATGGAAAAAGATGTTTTAAGTAAACAAGATGTTAAAGATATAATGGCAGAAGATTATATTTTTTTAAAAGTTGATGTAGATTATGTAAAACTACCTTTTGGGCTAAAAAAACACTTTAAAGGAATGACGCCTACATTTTTTGTTTTAACTTCAGGAGGAGAGTTATTAAATACTTATCCAGGAGCTTGGGTTAAGAATGATTATTTACAAATTTTAAAAGAGAATTTATAATTTCATGGTTATAGGTAAAGTATTAGGTACTTTTAGTGCTAAAGAAGGTGATAGTGGACTTCCTAGACCAAAGGTTGATAGTTTAAAACTATTTGAAGGTTTTGGAATAGAAGAAGACAAATTTGCTGGAAAAAACTTAGAGAAAACAGTAATGATAGTAGGACAATATAGTTATGATATTTCATCAAAAGAAGGTATTATTATTGAAGTAGGTAGTTTAGGAGAAAATATTTTATTAGATTTTAACCCGCATGATTATAAGGTTGGAACAAAGTTTAAAATTGGTGAAGCAGTTATAAAAATAACTGAAAATTGTACCATTTGTAATCATTTATCAGTATTTGGTAAAAAACTACCATTTATTGTTAAAGATTGTAGAGGTATTTATTGTACTATAGTAAATAGTGGAGTTATAAAAAAAGATGACTCTGTAGAGTTAATATAAAGGATATATATGAAAAAAATTTTTATTTTGATGTTTGTAACTACTTTGTTTTTATTTGGAAAATCAGAGTTTAGTGAACCACATCCAACATTTGATGAACCAAGAAAAGTCGCAATTCAACTTTATGATTCAAATTTAGACAAAGTCAACCATAACCTTAGTACTATTTATAATATTTTAAAAGAGTATCCAGCAGAATCTTTAAAAGTAGTAGTTATTGCTTATGGAAATGGCGTAAGAGCTTTAAAAAAAGATTATGATGCAGCGACTCTTAAAAGAATTAAGTCTTTAGTAGAATATGATGTAGAGTTTATTGTTTGTAAAAATACAATGGAAACAATGAAATGGACAGAAGATGATTTTATTGATGATGCTTCATTCGTACAAGCAGGAATTGTAGAGCTTATAGAGAGACAAGTTGATGGCTATATTGGAATTATAGCTTACTAAATTTTGTATAAAGGAGTTAACATGTTAAAGAAAATTTTTACGTCAAGTTTTTTGTTATTAGTATTAAGTACTTTTGTTTATGGTTCTACTGTTACAAAAGAACAATGTGAAGCAAAAAATGGAAGTTTTATATATGCAGGAAATGAATGTATAGAATATAAAGCTTATGGTAGTGAAGACAGTGAGACTATTACTGTTATTGTTCATGGAACTTGGGATTTAGGTACAAATACATTAGGAAGATATGGTCCTTTTGCCGAAACAATGAATATGATAACTGATTTAACAACAATTGCAGTTGCTCTTCCTGGTTATTCAGATTCATCAACAAACAATTTAAAGCCTTTAGCTAGTAAAGAAGTTAAAAACTTAGCTGCAAAAAAGGAGTATGTTGAATTTTTAGGTTCTTTAATTGAAGCTTTAAAAAAGAAATATAACGCTCAAAATGTAAATTTTATTGGTCATAGTGCTGGGGCAATGATGGGTGCAACTTTAATTGGTTTAAAACCTGATTTAATTCAAAATATTGCTTTAGCAGGTGGAAGATATGATATTCATAAAGAAAGTGATGAAAAAGACTTAATCTCAATGATTGATGTTTTAGATAATATTAGTAAAGATACTAAAATTCTATTTATTTATGGTACAGAAGATAAAATCTCAAAACCAGAAGTTACTACAAGTTTTTATGAAATAGCTAAAGAAAAAGGTTTAAACGCAAAATTAGTAAAAGTGCAGGGCTCAGCTCATATAGATTTAGATATGACAGATACTGCTACAGAAGCAACTGTAGAAATGTTTGAAGGGGAGTAATTACTCCTTTTCAAAAACTTACTTCAATACTTTCTCTAACACCACAATATAATCAACAAACTTTAGGAACATTTATGGATAAAAAAAGACAAATGAATTTTAATTTAAATAACTTTTTATTGTTATTATCAAATGCACTTGATGAAGTTGAAGCAAGATACTTCAATACAAGTAAAAATCACTCTAAAAGAGTTGCTTACTTAAGTTTAAAGTTTGCCTTAGAATTTAATTATAAGCAAGATGCTTTATTTGATATTTGTGCATACTCTTTAATGCATAATATTGCTTTATCACAAGAACAAGAAGATAAAGAGAAGTTTTGTAACTTGGCAAATGAATATGCAATGAGACTTCCCTTTGATTTTAAAGAACAAGAAGATGTTTTAAAATATCAATATGAAAGTTTTGATGGAAGTGGACCATTCAATCTAAAGGAGTATGATATTCCCTTATTCTCACAGTTTATTTACTTTGCAAATAATATAGATACAAAATTTGATTTAAGTAAGACTTTAATAGAAAACAGAACAAAAATACTTGCTTATATAAAAGAAAATGAAAATATACTATTTTCAAGTGATTTAGTTGAGTGCTTTGAAGAGTTTGCTCAAAATCAAAGTTTTTGGCTTGATTTACAAAATGAAAATGAATTGCTTACTTTTATTTTTTCTACACTTCATGATAAAACTATAGTTTTAGATTTTGAAGAACTTTTAGAGATTAGTTCTATTTTTACATTACTTACAAATGAAGACCTAAATATTATAGAAAATGCTTCTAAAGTTGCGCAGTTTTACAATTTTGAACACAAAGATAAACAAACATTTATGATAGCAGCTTCTTTATGTAATATTGGAAAACTATACATAGATGAAAATATATTAAATAAAGAAAATACTTTAACAAAGAATGAATATGAAAAAGTAAAAGCATATCCATATTATACAAAGAAGATTTTATCAAATATAATAGGCTTTAATGATATTTGTTCATATGCATTTAAAGTACAAGAACAAATAGATTCAAAGGGCTATCCTTTCAATTTAGAGGCAAAAGATTTAAGCTTAAAAGATAGATGTTTAAGTTTAACAAATATTTATACTTCTTTAAGAAGTAATAAGTCATATAGAAAAGCTTATTCTAAAAATGAAGCTTTTAATATTTTAGAAGAGATGGCAAAAGAAAAGAGAGTAGATATTACTATAGTAAATGATTTTAAAGAGATTTTTAAATAGTAAATCAAATTAATGATTTACTATTCTGAAGTGGTAGTTAGGTTTAACATTTTCCAAGAATACATTCCACCTCTATACCAAGATATTTTATCTTGAGGATAACCTAATTTTATAAGATTCTCAATTGCAAGTGTTGATTGAGGACACCAAGCTCCATTACAAAATAAAACTAATTCTTTGGCCTTTGAAAAATCATATTTTCCTTTTGAAACTTCTTTTACTCCAATCATATCTAACACATCATAGAAGTCATCAGGATATTTATCTTTGTTAAAGTATGGAAAAGGAATATTTTCAGCAGTTGGAATACTCATTTGTAAAAACCAAGCAGGAAGTCTTGCATCAATTAGTAACATATCATCTCTATTTTGAGATTTCTTAATAAAGTTAATAACTTCAATTTCACCTATTGTTTGGATTTCATCTGTTATTTTTATAGGTGTGATTTTCCCTACAGTTGTAATAAACTTTTTAACACATTTTGAAGATAAGCCTTCTTTAGCATAGTTTCCTGACCAAATATTAATAGGATCTGCCCCATTTATATTTCTACACTCTTCATCATGTATTCTTTTTATGTTGTAAGTTTTATCATTAAACTTTACCTCTACACCATCACCTCTAAGATTTAACTCACTTGCACTTAAAGATAAACATAGTACTGAAGTAGCTACGGCTATTTTTAGTATTTTGCTAAACATATCAACTCCTTTGTAGTTATTAGTAAATTTTATAATAATTCCATATATTTAAACTTAAAAATTTTAAATAATAATTCCTTTAACAAAGGCTAAGTAAATATAACGTTACGTGTGGTACAATTGGGAAAAAATATGGAGAATACAATTAAATCTCAATCACAAGCATACAAATTTGCACTAATTGCAGTATTTCTTTGGTCAACTGTAGCTACAGCATTTAAGTACTCATTACAATATTTATCACCAGAAGAGTTAGTATTACTTTCTTCTTTAACTTCATTAGTTGCATTATTTTTTGTACTAATAGTAAATAAGAAATTAAATCAAGTAGTACCATATATAAAAAAGAATATAAAATTAGTATTTATTTTAGGGTTTATTAACCCTTTTTTATATTATCTTGTTTTATTTAAAGCATACGATTATTTACCAGCCCAAGAAGCACAGGCTATTAATTATACTTGGGCTTTAATGTTAGCATTTCTTTCTGTTCCATTTTTAAAACAAAAACTTACATTAAATGATATCGTTGCAGGTATTATATGTTATTTTGGTGTTTTAATAATCTCTACTAAAGGAGAACCTTTCTCTTTGAGTTTTTCAAATGTTGATGGAGTATTATTAGCTTTATTTAGTACTATTCTTTGGTCTTTATATTGGATATTTAATACTAGGTCAAAGGCGGAATCAACAGTAATGTTATTTTCAAACTTTTTAATTGCTACACCAATTATCATAATATACTTCTTTTTAACTCAACCTATTATTATTCCTAATTCAAATGGAATACTAGCAGCTATATATGTAGGTTTATTTGAAATGGGTATTACTTTTTTATTTTGGTTGAAAGCAATGCAGAGTGCTGAAAATACTTCAAAAATTGCAAATTTAATTTTTATTTCACCTTTTGTGTCTTTAATTTTTATATATTTTATTTTGAACGAAAAAATTTTTGTATCTACTTTAATAGGTCTTGCATTTATTATAATTGGATTACTAATTCAGCAAAAAAAAGTCAAAGAATAGCATTAAGATAGCATTTTATAGATTTTGTTACATATTGTATAAAAAGCAATCAGTTTTGTCTTGTATTTACAAAAATCTTAAGTTTCGATTTATATTTAATGTGAAATAATGAATAGTTTTAAAAAGTCATTACTTTTAGTACTACTAAAAAAACATTATAGGTTTTTTCTAGTTTTACTAGAAAAAAAGATTTAATTTAATGAAAGGGGATTAGATGAAATTAATTAAATTGGCTAGTGCTTTTGCACTAAGTGCAGCTGTTGCAACTTCAGTATTTGCAGCAGATACAGTTAAGATCGGTGTTCAAGCACCAATTACAGGAAAGTATGCAAATGAGGGGCAAGGTATTGATAACTTTGTTAGACTTATTGTAGATGAAAAGAATAAAGAAGGTGGACTACTTGGTAAAAAAATTGAGGTAGTTACTTGTGATGATGAAGCAAAAGCTCAAAAAGCAGCTGTTTGTGCTAAAAAACTAGCAAATGCAGGTGTTTTTGCGGTAATTGGTTCTTATACTTCAGGGGCAACAGAAGCTGCTCAAACTACATATTATAGAAATAAGATTCTTCAAACTTCAGATGGTACTTCTGATTCTTTAATCAAAAGAAAATATTGGACGTTCTTTAGAAACTCATTTCCAAACTCAGCTCAAGGTGAATTTACAGCAGACTATTTTGTAAATCAAAAGAAATATAAAAGAATTGCAATATTATCTGATTATTCTTCATATGCAGATGGTTTAGCAAATTCTGTGGAAGACTCAGTTAAAAAACTTGGTGGAAATGTTGCGTTTAGAGGAAAGATTAAAT belongs to Arcobacter sp. CECT 8983 and includes:
- a CDS encoding thioredoxin family protein — protein: MIKKAFIVIFACFISTSLFADFKEGKKLFEQKCAQCHKGYISFKKLKENFYERNNQLLNLEIPTENMLAWAIIDSSRKIGDPNDEEMRLIEIEEYLKNYLANPDTNNSICDQAALKYYKKKEPLKITEEEAELLAEYFMGYKEDRLKNMPEANKVLSSNYDEKEILKEAQNKGKHIIVYATSKTCYFCKKMEKDVLSKQDVKDIMAEDYIFLKVDVDYVKLPFGLKKHFKGMTPTFFVLTSGGELLNTYPGAWVKNDYLQILKENL
- a CDS encoding MOSC domain-containing protein; translation: MVIGKVLGTFSAKEGDSGLPRPKVDSLKLFEGFGIEEDKFAGKNLEKTVMIVGQYSYDISSKEGIIIEVGSLGENILLDFNPHDYKVGTKFKIGEAVIKITENCTICNHLSVFGKKLPFIVKDCRGIYCTIVNSGVIKKDDSVELI
- a CDS encoding DsrE family protein gives rise to the protein MKKIFILMFVTTLFLFGKSEFSEPHPTFDEPRKVAIQLYDSNLDKVNHNLSTIYNILKEYPAESLKVVVIAYGNGVRALKKDYDAATLKRIKSLVEYDVEFIVCKNTMETMKWTEDDFIDDASFVQAGIVELIERQVDGYIGIIAY
- a CDS encoding alpha/beta hydrolase, coding for MLKKIFTSSFLLLVLSTFVYGSTVTKEQCEAKNGSFIYAGNECIEYKAYGSEDSETITVIVHGTWDLGTNTLGRYGPFAETMNMITDLTTIAVALPGYSDSSTNNLKPLASKEVKNLAAKKEYVEFLGSLIEALKKKYNAQNVNFIGHSAGAMMGATLIGLKPDLIQNIALAGGRYDIHKESDEKDLISMIDVLDNISKDTKILFIYGTEDKISKPEVTTSFYEIAKEKGLNAKLVKVQGSAHIDLDMTDTATEATVEMFEGE
- a CDS encoding HD-GYP domain-containing protein → MDKKRQMNFNLNNFLLLLSNALDEVEARYFNTSKNHSKRVAYLSLKFALEFNYKQDALFDICAYSLMHNIALSQEQEDKEKFCNLANEYAMRLPFDFKEQEDVLKYQYESFDGSGPFNLKEYDIPLFSQFIYFANNIDTKFDLSKTLIENRTKILAYIKENENILFSSDLVECFEEFAQNQSFWLDLQNENELLTFIFSTLHDKTIVLDFEELLEISSIFTLLTNEDLNIIENASKVAQFYNFEHKDKQTFMIAASLCNIGKLYIDENILNKENTLTKNEYEKVKAYPYYTKKILSNIIGFNDICSYAFKVQEQIDSKGYPFNLEAKDLSLKDRCLSLTNIYTSLRSNKSYRKAYSKNEAFNILEEMAKEKRVDITIVNDFKEIFK
- a CDS encoding rhodanese-like domain-containing protein, with the protein product MFSKILKIAVATSVLCLSLSASELNLRGDGVEVKFNDKTYNIKRIHDEECRNINGADPINIWSGNYAKEGLSSKCVKKFITTVGKITPIKITDEIQTIGEIEVINFIKKSQNRDDMLLIDARLPAWFLQMSIPTAENIPFPYFNKDKYPDDFYDVLDMIGVKEVSKGKYDFSKAKELVLFCNGAWCPQSTLAIENLIKLGYPQDKISWYRGGMYSWKMLNLTTTSE
- a CDS encoding DMT family transporter, with the protein product MENTIKSQSQAYKFALIAVFLWSTVATAFKYSLQYLSPEELVLLSSLTSLVALFFVLIVNKKLNQVVPYIKKNIKLVFILGFINPFLYYLVLFKAYDYLPAQEAQAINYTWALMLAFLSVPFLKQKLTLNDIVAGIICYFGVLIISTKGEPFSLSFSNVDGVLLALFSTILWSLYWIFNTRSKAESTVMLFSNFLIATPIIIIYFFLTQPIIIPNSNGILAAIYVGLFEMGITFLFWLKAMQSAENTSKIANLIFISPFVSLIFIYFILNEKIFVSTLIGLAFIIIGLLIQQKKVKE
- a CDS encoding branched-chain amino acid ABC transporter substrate-binding protein; its protein translation is MKLIKLASAFALSAAVATSVFAADTVKIGVQAPITGKYANEGQGIDNFVRLIVDEKNKEGGLLGKKIEVVTCDDEAKAQKAAVCAKKLANAGVFAVIGSYTSGATEAAQTTYYRNKILQTSDGTSDSLIKRKYWTFFRNSFPNSAQGEFTADYFVNQKKYKRIAILSDYSSYADGLANSVEDSVKKLGGNVAFRGKIKSGTQNFTAILTKIKALNPDVIYYSGYYTDGGLLRVQQQQLGIKADFVGGDSNDNPDFLKLAGDAAEGVYLVNVPTPDILPYEAAKKYLTAYEARFNMKPPSIWAVVNADGLRAVMEGVEKTNSFDTKKISEYIRNDMKDFPGITGPFNIREDGERVGASLMVYQIQEDGSYKVSFNK